The sequence below is a genomic window from Liolophura sinensis isolate JHLJ2023 chromosome 2, CUHK_Ljap_v2, whole genome shotgun sequence.
cgggtagagccccggggaaacccacgaccatccgcaggttgctgacagaccttctcacgtacggccggagaggaagccagcatgagctggacttgaacttatagcgaccacattggtgagaggctcctgggtcgttcTGAAATACTATGATTAGTTTCTGAGACATGTGTAACTTGCTGACAAGATTATGccagagaaaacaaagaaagatgGTTAGGATCATAAGGAAAGGGTAGATCAAAGTCCCATTTTGCATTTGCATAGGGACATAAATAAGTCTGCATCGCCTCACTGTTAAAAATTTATACATTCACTTATACTTTGCAGGTTACATTTGAAGTCTTAAGTGGGCTATATcggtaaataacctaaaattttcgAACGACATGATTAATCataagatattacttttggttcTGAACTTTTCTAGTACGATATCAGAAAAAACCTTGccaacaaacttcaaaacacctagGGGCCTAGCAGTTAGCATGGTACAGCAGATCTACCCTacagcctctcactaatgctgtcactgtgagctcaagaccagctcatgctgatttcctcctCAGCCTTAGTTAGGAAGGTTggtcaacaacctgcgggtggtcatcATTTTCTCCTCGGTTCTTCGcacaataatgttggccactattgtgtaagtgaaattttcttcagtatggtgtaaaatttatttatttatttctttgtccttttacaccgaactcaagaatatttcacttatatgatggcggccagcattatggtgggataaaaccgggcagagcctctggggaaacccatgaccatttgcaagttGGTGGCAGACATTCCCAATTAAGGCAgaaaaggaagccagtatgaagctggacttgaactcacagcgcccgtattggtgagaggctcctgggttgattggttgattggtgttttacgccgtactcaagaatatttcacttatacgacggcggccagcattatggtaagaggaaaccaggcatagcccgggggaaacccacgaccatccgcaggttgccttcccacttacggccggaggggaagccagcatgagctggacttgaactcacagcgaccgcattggtgagaggctcctgggtcattatgctgcgctagcacgctaaccgactgagccacggaggcccctagagGCTCCTGGTCATCACACCCCTAGGGTGTAAAAGagtaatcaaatgaataaatcaatcaaaacaccTATCTATAAAAAATAcccagaatcaggcaaaatgtgcagaAATTACAGGTCATATAccacaggatatatatatatatatatatattatatatatatatatatatatacatatatatatagcttatgGAAGCTTATGGCTCAGCTTATGGAAACCATGAAATATTCCATGAGAGATATATGTGCATATGACCTGGTTTAAATTTATCTTGTATGAATGTGGTACCAGTACACCAATTTAACACAAACCTAAGGGGTTTCTCCAACTGCAGGTAATGTCTTAAAGCTTCGCTGTTTCCCAGGTTATGCAGTAAGTATATACTTTCAAACAGTACTCTGTTGTCATGGCAACTGTCACTCTCCTGGTATTGGGACAGCAGCCATTTTAGATTCTCCTGGATCTGGTTGTTGTTCAGAGTCGGGACAAATACATCCACAGGTTCCACACAGAgcctgaatgaaaaaaaaaattacctttaaTTGACTTCAAATTTCTCccacaaaagtgtattttttagaggcaaataaatgtcacaaaccattatttttggtgctgaaatttgcattttaccagtagaatatcatcccatgtttcaATCATACCTCAAAACACCGTCCTAAAATCAAtgaaactctcagaatcaggaaaaatgagcaagttagtcacgaacaaaatttatggtcatttagggtaatcaAGAAATGTCAAATTATCAAAACTGAAATACACTTGTTATGTTTTCAGGAATATGAAGTAATTTAAAGAGCAAAGAAAACTTAGCATTTATatgattattatttaaaaacaacaaaactgaaactcTGCCCGTAAAATTGGTCCCCATCacataggtgaaaaattcttgagtgcgatGTTCAGCAAGAAccgctaaataaataaataaataaataaatacctttagTGTTAGtttaccctcattcctcaaccttttcacatctaaaagagcaactttcagtgtaatttatgcgcatttttaatatgattttggaggcaaaactacaatGTACATTGGTTAGACTGGCCAACTTCTGGGCTTCAAAAAAAAGTCTAATTTTGgaagtccacacagaataatgctttagaatatgcttcaataaataCCCTGCAAAAATGAGAAAAAGctcgaagaattacagtatatcttTCCTCATTTTCTATTTACGTGTAACAAGACAACCAAATTTTCTTAACTACCCAAAGAAAGGTGCATGCATTTAAACTTTAGTGCATGTATCATTCTGATCGGATGACTGCAGTTATCAAGATGCTTAATACATGCATCTTTGCTTTCTGAACACTACtccatagattttttttttgattggtgttttacgccgtactcaagaatatttcacttatacgacggcggccagcattatggcgggtggaaaccgggcagagccccgggggaaacccacgaccatccgcaggttgctggcagaccttctcacgtacgggccggagaggaagccagcatgagctggacttgaactcacatcgaccgcattggtgagggactcctgggtcattacgctgcgctggcgctttaaccgactgcgccacggaggccccctactCCATAGAACCTATGACATAAAACCAACAGAGCATGCATATTTGATAGACTTGTTTATTGTGCGTTAGGTTTGttcgtgtatttatttatttatttgattggtatttcacgctgtattcaagaatatctcacttatatgatggtagccagcattatggtggaggaaactgatcATAGaccggggaaaatccacagccatcttcaggttcctggcagaccctcccaccTAAGGCAGGAGTGCAAATCGGTTCTGAGCTGGACACATAACTATATAATATCAGGTATacctttaaatgtatttatttgattagtgttctcAATATTTCCCTCATATGACgccggccaacattatggtggaaggaaacctggcagagcttagggcatacccacgaccatcagcaggttgctgccactCCTTCCCACGCATTGCCAAaagggaagccagcattagctgggcttgaactcacagcgaccgcattggtgagaggctcctgggtcattgcagcGCACTGGGTGtgttatgtttatgtatatgttatgttaGGGGCTAATAGTCTAAACTGAAGCACGATAATTAACAGCCTCAACTCATGATGAAATATGATTAAAAACTGCACAAACGCGGCTTAAGAATTTTGATATTTACTTGTAACCAGAGTAAATGTGGAAAATGACGGTGTTTTCCAAGATCTTGATGACGGCTGCCCAATGACGGATTGTATGATTAAATCCTGTCGTACTGCCCTCAATCTGTCACTCACATACTCGTACACATCTGTCCATCTACGCTCCTGGAGACTCACTATTCTGTACAATATAAGACCAAAGAGATATACATCAGATAATCTATTTACATATCATGGGACACAACTCTGTTCAATCCACATGTtcaagagttatgtccctttataCACCTGTGTGCAGCAAGTTACTACAGCAGAAATGAGAATCTTATATGAACTATTTTACCTGGTCTTGAatacttataaaaaaaaacaattataatgCATAGAATGAAAGTTTGACCACTTGTGCTCATGTTTATGACTGCTAAGAACGACCATATTACCCAAAGCTTCCCTTATAATGAGATGTTGTACATGCTGCTGTGACAGAGGGTTTGCTCTCCTGGAGTGCCCCCCAGATTGTCAGAGTTTCCCTTTGAGAACTCCCTTTGTGTCTTTTTCTGGCACATGCAGTTTTGAGTTCTTCAACTCAACTTTTTGAGTTGTTCAACGCTGTTTTATGCGTTGAAGATTTGCTCCTCACTGTTAAAGGCCAGGTAAACACAAAACCCTAAATACTCaatcttttcacacaaaaaagagAAACTTCACAGGGTTTCAGCCAAAGTTTAGATTTATCAATCAAGACAGAATAATGGCGTAAGAATCTGCTTGAACATCTTGCAGAAGCTCCATCCTTCtcctcaaaacatttttgaaatttgatgtaggtaatgaacaatttatttttttgattatttttgttttagatttatttatttatttatttgattggtgttttacgccatactccagaatatctcacttatacgacgacggccataTTGGTTTTagaattatcattatttttacCAATGTCACCTTCCATGAAAATTAACGGCACCGATAGCagagttggtagagcatccgcttcgagaccgttagatccagggtcaaacttgggttgagtcacacctaagactttaaaagaggaagttgtaacttcctcgcttagcgttcagcatgaaggggatagtgcaatgactgattgacctgtatcagtataatcgcTCAGGCGTGGccatttatttgccttcagtaagacgtctaagtgaagcagcactacataaaagagcggtggaaatctggtcctgcaacaaggaggtacattacatacacactaaggattccttcgtcatcatataactgaaaaattgttaagtatgacattaaaccacagcactcagtcactcacttgCTCCATGaaaatttttgacaaaacatgaaataataacTTCTGGTGTTGGGAGTAAACTGATGTGCAAGCATAAAAAAGGGAAAGCAGGATTCAAGTGTGCTGCATCTTAAACATCAACAGTACAGAATACACTTACAGAATACACTTACCTTTCCAATAGATATCTCACAGTGCTAAGCAGGACAGCTGGAGGACGGAGGTCAGAGGACAGAGGGTCAACTCTGCCTGCAGCTGGTCTAGAATAGGCCTTCACCATTTTGGAGGGGTCGGCTTTGGGGCTAAAAAACAGAGATTTATTGCATCACAAATTAAGAGGATTTCTGCGTATATTATCATTTACACATAACTATATAATATAAGGTAtatctttaaatttatttttataattagtGTTTGACATCATTCTCAATATTTCCCTCATATGACgccggccaacattatggtggaaggaaacctggcagagcctagGGCACACCCAAGACCATCAGCAGGATGCTGTCACTCCTTCCCATGCATTGCCGGaagggaagccagcatcagctgggcttgaactcacagtgaccgcattagtgggaggctcctgggtcattttgtCGTGCTGGTGCGCTAAACCTCTCCGCCACGGGAGGCCCTGCTTAACATCTCATTATGCAGAATACAGCAATgagaaaaccacagcattttcaaacatttggcCAATTTGATCCATTAGTCCAGTTACCCTATCATGCCTATTTAATTTTTTgcatattcaagaatttcagAAAGAACTTGGTAAAGGCATTTAGTGTGGTGAAATTTAAACTCTCTCTGGACAATTCATTTGTTTACCTCAAATCGCATTGCTTATGTAACGGtttacagcatatacatgtCTGAGCACATGATACTGATTGACTGAAGCTTACCAACATACTCCAGAGTTTGTTCACTCAAAAGACTGCAATTAGTTCTGTATACTATATTTTGGGAAGACATGCAGCTGAGGTTTTCATCAAACATTAGACTGCACAAATTGCCACTCAAGCATTTTTTTGCATCACTAATGCTTCACAATGAGCACAAGAAACTCTAAAAAACTGCCTATCCAAGGCAAGGTTTGATCCTGCACTTTTATGTCCTAGCAATTCAAAGGCACATACCTTAACCACTTCACGGCAGATATAAAAATGACTTATATCTGATATatgaaatgatatatatatatatatatagaaaagaTTCAATCCTGTTCATTTCACAAATTGTCCATATCAACAAAGCTAGGTTCATTAAGGGCTCTTACTTCCTGAGATGAACGGTCTCTTGTGAGGCCTCAAATGGATGAATCAGTTCCTCTCTCTCTCGCCTGgataaacaaacataacatcatACAACTgccatcattatcattatcatcattatcaAGGAAAACATCAATATATGTTGAATTTCCAACACTGACACCAGTGATTATAATGTTTTACGCGCTGATGTGTATTGTTATTCACCTCGCTTGGTAGCTCAGCTTACATAGTGGTGCGGCTACATTCCTGAAGTCATGAGTTCGAGTTTCATTTGCGCCAACATTTTCACTGATCTCAAGGCAGTTATTTCAGTGTCTGAAATTCAATATCTATCAGAAAATTCATACCCACAAGAAGAATCACACGTGcattacacaaaaatatgttaCAATAATTCGGTCACCTTTAGACTAGATACATGAACACTGAATATGTGGAAATGCACTAAAAGTATACCCCTTTTCAGACTGCAGACATCCAAGCATTTGGCCGTTTTACTCCCAAGAGACCACAAGACAGATTGATGAAAATATTCTACGAAAACAtggaagaaaacacaaaactatgATTCATGGCATTGatgtaatatttacttatttatttaattaatgctTTATGCTGGACTCAACAATATTTGACGTATATGGCAgctgccagtattatggtgtgaggGAACTTGGCAGAGCCTTGGGGGAAACTACTgaccatcttcaggttgctggaagaccttcccacatatggccacgAGTTGGGCTTGAACTTATAGCGAACATATTGGTGTGAAGCTCCTGGGTCGCTAACCAACTAGGCCACAGATGACCCCTAGGCAAAATAAGTTCAAAAAGGCGATCTTTGATAGACCATTCAGTTCAGCGTCTGGTTATGTTATCTGCAATCTATGGATTATCTACTGACAGAGTAactcgtgttttttttttttccagcagaatCTATGGGATGTTTTAATGTTACGGCTAGACTGCCAGAGCTACCCATAAACGGACTTTGTAAAGACAAGGGTGTTGGCTGTGTTTGTCGCCTACCCGCTGCTCAGCTGTTCAATGTGAGAAGAACTCGTTCACTGAAATGACATCATTCTACACATCAGAGCAACCACATCTCAACCAAAGCACCTACTGACTTAACAAGATCTCCCACTCTATTTACGGTACCATGGTTTGTGATTGTTTTCCCCCTTCGattattgtgtattttttatgacTCACAGAGCTATTTCTGCTGCGGGACACATGGTCAAACACGTGCCCACCACAGCGCCGGGACTAGCTTGATTCATCCTCACACGGAGAACCTTGTCATTATTCAGCAAGTTTGAAATTTTACGGCGATTCGATGGCTCTATCACAATCCTTGCTTGTTGAAACCGTCTCCCCATGCTGTGCTGTTTGACGCGAGTATGTGAAAAGTGAAGCGCCCTCTGTCGGGTAattcaagctttttttttttaaatttagaacAGTGTTTATCTTCGAACGCGGACTGGCGGACGCTGATTTCAAACCCATAAAGCAAATGAGAAGCTCTCTAACGTTTGCTTGACATTATTGTCATCAcctgtaaattttttttacagaaatcttgGAGAACGCCGAGGTTCCTGGGGTTACGGCGATGAGGCAGGAATTAGTGATCTCAGAAAACGAAAACgaaaatgttatatatgtgtatatatacgtgtacatcgGGTAAGCATGTATAACTTTCTTTTTAACATGATCAGCGCAAACACGGATATGAGCTGGCAAGTATAAACGTCGCCTTCCacacggccgtacgtgggaaaggcttgccagcaacctgcggtttcctcccactatactgatagccgccgtcgtataagtgaaataaccttACTCCAATATCATTCCTGTTGCACCACGTTGCAACCTGGAGTGAAAATCTCGCGAACAGTGATCTCGTGTTGCACTTTGGCATTCGAAACGACGTTCTCGTGTGGGACCAACACGCCTGCAGGGATTCGAGTACCGGTACAGTCTTTGTGTTCAcgatgttgtatatatatatatatatatatatatatatatatatatcttcatctTTATATATCATACATAAGAAGTTATAAGCTTTTTggaatgtacaaaatattaatCACCGCACAacagaaagacaaataaatcaTAGAGGTAAGAcctaattatatatttatgcatacgTCTAATAATCAGGCAAACTACGGGAAAGTAGGGAATTTCTTTACACAGGTAGGCTTAACTAGACGGCACTAGACCGAGAGTTAACAATCTCCGCCAAAGTATATTTTACATACTCATCTCTCGGTCATAACAAAGTGACatcttttttacttttttttttttttttttgcatttatgtCTTATCTCTTAATAGTGTAGAGTCGTTAAAAAAATTCATAGAAGAACACACTTATCCCAACCAAAATTAAGTTGACGTAGCCCAAGACCAACCTATGCACAACACTTCATTCAAATCCCAGCATACCTATTTCCCATAAAATTGctgacatataggcctatagtcaGACTGGCAAATAAACGCCGGCAAAAACATAACCTGCATTAACTTGCGGAGGTAACAGAATCCAAAACGACCTACAGAACGTGCGAACATGTAAGACATTTGTTCTGATTCAACAACAAAAGCAGACGGATAATGCGGTAGTTCCAATGCAGTAAGTCATTCGTTAAAGGGGGGGTGGCGGTCACATTTAGTTGGACTCGTCCACATGGACACCTGTGGACTGGTGAGCTAAATATAGCGCACCGCTCGGCAACCAATCGGCTGTTAGAATTATGTGGTGTGCTAAAATTCCAAACCTGGGTACTATACGGGGCAATGATGGCTACCGTTTTTATAACGGTTTGATTTATGGCTTACGTGAGGTTTATTAGTATAAGCATTGCCCGAGATAAAACGGTAAAGGGTCTTAACAAGTCGCCCGCATAGTTCTCTAGATGCTTTATAGAAATGTCATAGCATGTGTCACAAGGCCTGTTCCTCGCGAttccttaaaaaataaattagaaaaaagttaCTTCACCTAGTTTCTAACTTGCCATATTGTACAGTCTGTTGTGCCTTGTTTCTATCACAGCTACATATCTTGTATTGGGTTTTCcttatatgtgcatatattcaAGTAGCAAAACGACCTCTTCATAAAatcgtggctcatttggttagcgagctagcgcagcgtaatgacccaggagtttctcaccaatgcggtcgctgtgagttcaagtccagctcatgctgtcttcctctccaggccTACgttggaagatcttccagcaacctgcggatggtcgtgggattccccctggctctgcccggtttccacccaccataatgctggctgccgtcgtataagtgaaagactCTTCAGCAGGGCGTAaatataccaatcaaataaatcttcatGAAACCGCTTACCAGACGGACGTTATGCTGTGTAGTTTGATTTGTAGGCAATTTATCAAACGTCAAACGAAGTGTATGATGACTaagctgtacagtgtatttattgaaaagTCGACTTGCTTTATTGGCGTTGAACACTGCACTCAGTAAGATTTtactcagtcatatgacggaagTGCGACTGATGATCGAAAGACTAATTAACGGTGACCGTCGTTCAGTCGCTCGGTCACAAGAGACGTGGGTTAAATCCCATGCCTGGTCAAGCCATTTTAACGATTCTCCATAATTCTCAGGAATTCTCGGAATAAAACGTCCACGGTGACCTCCCGTGCGTCTAACATGAAGTTCACAGCAGACCACTCGTCTTCCGCCAATATGACATATGTCATGCGCGGAAAATCCTCCGAGTATAACTGACGTACATGTGATAGGTCGCTGGTTACCCCgtggcactccggtttcctctacccataaagaTGACCAACTACCACGACGTATATATTACCggtaagtgaaaaagtcttgagtatacGACGTTGAACAGTATCTACTAAATAcgtaaataagaaaataatttaaacgATTGCGATCATTTCCATTTATAGAGTCAACTACCGCTCCCTGTCAGGTGCCCGAAAACACCACCGAATACGCGGGAGCTCGATTCGAACCTGGGACCTCACCGGTCAGCCGAGTTGATCGACTGCAGCCACACAAACGCTTTATGCTTTTAAAGATCTCCTGATGTCAGATGtgtgcacattttgttttcgaCCATATCTTGCTTCATGCTAAACAAAGAGCACCAATAAAGAGCTCGATATAAACCTCATGAAATAGTGCACAAGACTTGCTTTGTATCATAGTTTATGAcattatgtttaaaatttaacttGCACACTCTTGTTCGTGCCAGTGTCTTACTAGGCTGTGCGGTGTAATTAAGAGTTTAACCAGTGTATAGTTTTAATATGATCTGTATACtctgtgtgttttgtgctgATTATTTTGATGGCTGGGTTGTTGTGCTGTGCACAGTAGGGACAAAGATACAGTcaaacacagatatgcacattttctgacaaatcaCATGTCAGGATAACCTCAAGTCAGCGTGAGTCCTAGTAATATGACTGGGCCTAATGACTAGGCCAAAAGTGAATACCCCGCTGCTTGAAGTGGCCTTACAAAGAACTCTGCTTTTATTCTTCACCGGTGTTTTACTTACAAAATAATGGGTAATGTGATAAGCAGGGATAGAAGAGCAAATTTCATGTTACCTTTCATTGGCGTCAAATGTCCTGAAACATTGCCACCATAACCCCAAAGGTTACAGTTACgcatgtgtcttcttgtgtgtCAGTTGTTAAACCTACGCCAGATAAGCTGACCGACCTGTTAACAATACGGGACTGTCGACACTTGATTTTACGGCACATCATTGTGAATTCTCTTTGTGCCTTGACTGCGTTCCTTTGTACCGTGATGTCTTTCATTCGTGCCTTGGCGTCGTCCTCTTTGTGCCCTGACATTGTCCCTTTATGCCGTGGCGTCGTCCCTTTGTGCTGTGGCGTCGGCCCTTTGTGCCGTGACATCGTTCCCTTATGCCGTGACATCGTCCATTTGGACGTGAAGTCGGCCCCTTATGTCGTGACGTCGTCCATTTGTGATGATTTGGACGTGATGTCGGCCCTTTTTGCCGTGGCAGCGGCCCTTTGTGCCGTGACATCGTCACTTTGTTCCGTGACGTCGTCTTCTTTGTGCCGTGACGTCGGCCCTTTGTGCGTTGCTTCGAAAGGTGATGGCCAGATGGTGCTTatattcaaatgttcaaataGACCTATACTACGACTGAGTGTGGTATGCCTGTGTATATCTGTTATGACTGTGTGAAATACTTAAATATCTATTATGATTGTGTGGAATCCTTGTATGTATATTATGACTGTTTTGAATCCTTGTATGTCTATTATGGCTGTTTGGAATCCTTGTTTGTCTATTATGACTGCATGGAATCCTTGTATGTCTATTATGATTGCATGGAATCCTTGTATGTCTATTATGATTGCGTGGAATCCTTGTTTGTCTATTACGGCTGCATGGAATCCTTGTATGTCTATTATGATTGCATGGAACACTTGTATGTCTATTATAACTGCATGCGAAATACTCAAAGTATATACAGGTGCACTAAAAATGCtactttgttaaattttaacGGAGTTTAATTTGTTAACAATCTTTAAACAAACTGTTtgtaaaaagtaacaaaataatctgttactGACCGTATTCTGGGAATaggaaaataaatatgaattgtAAACTATCTACTATTGAAGCTGAAAATCAATCAGAAAACTAAATAAAGTTTTCAAACGGGAATTCTGTAATTCTAGAATTGTTATATGAAATGACTATAGATTCCCTTCTTCttgaaataaagcaaaatagCAGATTAAACAAATTCAACCGAGgattttacacaaataaatgaatcaataaagtTTTGGCCATGTCACTCTTTTATTTTCCAGCCAAGCCAACAGATAGGTGACAGTACCGGAAAGGTCCAGGTTCATATACACAGTCACCCTTTCGCTTCACAAGGACTTCTAACCCAATGCTTTCGTCAGCTCAATACTATTACTCTTCAGTGCTGTCACAGCAATGGGCGAAGTTCTGGACTTTCTATTCAAATTCGATTTTATATTTAACGTGACAATTGTGCAGGGGTGCTCAACATGTTCCTCCCAATAGCAATAGCCAAGGATATGAGTGAAGGTCTTTCAGAGTAAGTAAGAGGCACAAGATGTGATAGATGTGAGCGTCATGTGTGACAGTGAACAAATCCAGTCGACAAATTAGTTTGATTCATTTCCAAATTACGTTGATTGTTCAGTTCTAGTTAGTTCAGTTAAAGAGAGTAGCTAACAAGTTTCTATGTTGAATTCATCACACTTCTTTGCTAATGTTAATAATGGACAGTTTtgttaaattaacaaattacTTTGTATAATTTGTGGGAAGCAGTTTATTATCCTGACAAACTAGTTTGTTAAAAGTTCACGTGGTAGTTTGTTAAATTAACACATTACCTCGTTAAATGAATTAACAAAGCaactttgttaaaattaattcaaTAAAGTACTTTGTTGGCAACACAGAACAAAGTACTtgttaaaaactttgttaataataaaaaagtagtttttttcagtgtaggcctattagAATAGGCG
It includes:
- the LOC135462456 gene encoding LOW QUALITY PROTEIN: SAC3 domain-containing protein 1-like (The sequence of the model RefSeq protein was modified relative to this genomic sequence to represent the inferred CDS: inserted 1 base in 1 codon), whose protein sequence is MNQASPGAVVGTCLTMCPAAEIALREREELIHPFEASQETVHLRNPKADPSKMVKAYSRPAAGRVDPLSSDLRPPAVLLSTVRYLLERIVSLQERRWTDVYEYVSDRLRAVRQDLIIQSVIGXAVIKILENTVIFHIYSGYKLCVEPVDVFVPTLNNNQIQENLKWLLSQYQESDSCHDNRVLFESIYLLHNLGNSEALRHYLQLEKPLRCNPLLRTAYRISIGFLLGNYTRVLKLIQSLPSVQCQMAVHRHLVELRRRSLQVMSSGYNSKNLRYPTSKLTELLALDSQQDAINLCRLCGLSVVDAKVQFLKASFKADVEIKPSHAGFIEQRLKCMAVKDLFFTHSGEDIIEKETQPKQGTVKVMTLPYKFRRMKIENE